One Acropora palmata chromosome 2, jaAcrPala1.3, whole genome shotgun sequence genomic window, ACAACGATGAAGATGAACTCGAAATATTGTCGACCTTCGCCTTAGCTTTtgtgaaagaggaaaaataaaagggtagatggaaagaaagaaagcttcaGTAGTTAATGTTTTTTAAGTGTCAAGAATGTCtggacaattttcaaattggGCTTAAAATACTGGAAATTAAGAGCGCGGAAATTAACGCTGCATTTAATTAACGTCGCGGAAATTAACgctcaacaaaaataacgcGACTTAAATTAACGCGAATTTTAACAATTCGCGTTAATTTCATGCAGCGCTAATTTCATATAATAAGGTAAATGTTTTACCGGGTTTTGCAGTTCTGCCGCCGTTAATAGCCTGAAGTTCAAGGTACATTGGTGACAACCTGAAAGGAGAGACACCCTAGGAACGAGGTTTGGTGGGCGGAGAGAAATCAATCAAAAGAACCACGACTAGCTCCATCTAAACTTAGTCAATTTCTGTGAGCCCCTTGGTATGAAGTCTTCTTTATCTCACTTGGTTTAATTTTCCGAGATTCCCCGGCCACATGActggaaaaataatattatactaATCAGAGttaatttccaatttttcttgCAGTTGAACATAAATAATGGCTGCCTCTTTGGACGAGTATCCAAACTTGAGCTTTGACTTATCTCACCGCAGCAAAATAGAAAAGATTATGGAGCCATTTATTCTAATACTTCTCATTACCGTTGCATTTCTTGGTAATGTTATGATTTGTGTCACTGTTTGTAAAAGTCGTCGCCTACGCTCAGTTCCGAACATGCTTGTGACAAACTTAGCTGTCAGCGACATTTTGATGGCAATAATGTGCATGCCAATCTCTCTTCGTGTCCTCATCTCAAGCAAATGGCCGTTTGGGTCAGTGGCCTGCGATCTACAAGgagttttcatattttcttttggcaTAGTTTCACAGGTCAACATGTCGGTGATAGCAGTCAATCGTTATTTTGCGGTTTGTCGACCGCTTGATAacaagtttatttttactaaGAGAAACACCTTGATCATAGTAGCCCTACTGTGGTTGTTACCCAGCATCGCCAGCGTCCCTCCGTTGCTAGGCTGGGGCTATTACGCGTTCAATCCGGGAAAAGCATTCTGCATTTATCCTTTCAACGTCAACAAGGCCTACACTACTCTTGTTCAGCTTCTTTTTATTGGATTTCCAATTGGACTCATTGGATTTAGCTACACCAAATGTTTGTTGTCTATCAGATCAAGCAACCGCCAAGTGGCACAGATGGACGCcaatccacggatgacaatcCACCAATCCCGTAGAGCGCTCGAAATTCGTGCCACCTTTACGATGATGCTGTCCACTCTGGGCTTCAGCTTGTGTTGGCTTCCGGTGTCTGTTATCGACTTCATAGACGTGTTTACCGGAGGCGGGAATTTGCCGCGCCAAGTTTTCATGTTGAACGCTTTCCTCATCTTCACTTCAAGCTCCATTAACCCGTTCATCTATTGGCTGTCAAACCGCGACTTTCGAAAGGCATTTCGAGAAATGTTTCGGTTTGCCAGAGAAAATGTGGTGATTGACAGCAAGGCGATTTCACTTAGCACGCGAGAAACGAAGACTGTGCAAGACTCAATTGCAAGTGAAAACCGTGtacaatcaaatttaatcaacGTCGTATAAAAACAGTGATGATTTTATCGTCAAAATTGTTCATTGAAAAAAcctgtttctttgaaaaatgataaCTCAACGTGAACAGGACTTAATACCTTGATTTGGTATTTCTCTCGGTCCATACATGACCTGGTTTCCTTTGGAAATCGACTGGACTATAGATGTATTGTAAAATCATTTGATAAGATGTACAGTAAATAAGTGTGGCAgtcattgaaatgaaaataactgagaaaaaCACACCGGTAAAGTGGAAATTACCGCTCATCACATTTATGAATTTATTTATGTCTTAGGTTTTAAAGAATAGTTCAAGTTGTGTCCACAtccataacaataataatatttacaacGATGAAAGTAGCTTTATATATCCTCGGAAACTGTACAGGTTTAGGTCTGATTAGGCTCCTTGGCAATATCATGGCTATTAGTATAAATATTTACTAAGTGATCGCGGAGTAACTGAGCATTATTCACTTCGTGAATAATGcttgatccaaacaaaa contains:
- the LOC141875003 gene encoding melatonin receptor type 1B-A-like → MAASLDEYPNLSFDLSHRSKIEKIMEPFILILLITVAFLGNVMICVTVCKSRRLRSVPNMLVTNLAVSDILMAIMCMPISLRVLISSKWPFGSVACDLQGVFIFSFGIVSQVNMSVIAVNRYFAVCRPLDNKFIFTKRNTLIIVALLWLLPSIASVPPLLGWGYYAFNPGKAFCIYPFNVNKAYTTLVQLLFIGFPIGLIGFSYTKCLLSIRSSNRQVAQMDANPRMTIHQSRRALEIRATFTMMLSTLGFSLCWLPVSVIDFIDVFTGGGNLPRQVFMLNAFLIFTSSSINPFIYWLSNRDFRKAFREMFRFARENVVIDSKAISLSTRETKTVQDSIASENRVQSNLINVV